From the genome of Verrucomicrobiia bacterium, one region includes:
- a CDS encoding transcriptional regulator, translating to MALTRAYKETVIARIKRDRKFARLLYAGAIDMLLAGETAEALSRLRDLVHAGITFKELAHETGLGEKTLHRMLNQTGNPTARNLGIIVKTVAADLGIKPKVTFVVAA from the coding sequence ATGGCACTGACACGAGCATACAAAGAAACGGTCATCGCGCGCATCAAGCGCGACCGCAAGTTCGCGCGACTGCTATACGCCGGCGCGATAGATATGCTGCTGGCGGGCGAAACGGCGGAGGCACTTTCCCGCCTGCGCGATCTGGTTCACGCCGGAATCACTTTCAAGGAACTCGCGCATGAAACCGGCTTGGGCGAAAAGACGCTGCACCGCATGTTAAACCAAACCGGCAACCCTACGGCGCGCAATCTCGGCATCATCGTTAAAACCGTTGCCGCCGATCTGGGCATCAAGCCGAAGGTGACGTTTGTGGTGGCAGCTTGA
- a CDS encoding type II toxin-antitoxin system RelE/ParE family toxin, with amino-acid sequence MAAAFEIREYTIEGRSPFAEWFDGLDAVTADRVDRYIRRLESGNFGVAKVVGEGVSELRLDFGSGYRVYFGRDGKTLIILLGGGGKRRQSADIAAAIVRWKHYKQTKN; translated from the coding sequence ATGGCTGCGGCTTTTGAAATCCGGGAATATACAATCGAGGGCCGGTCGCCTTTTGCAGAATGGTTTGATGGGTTGGATGCCGTAACCGCAGATCGCGTTGACCGATACATCCGCCGGCTGGAGTCCGGCAACTTCGGCGTGGCCAAGGTCGTGGGCGAGGGCGTGTCCGAACTGCGGCTGGATTTCGGGTCTGGCTACCGCGTTTATTTCGGGCGGGACGGAAAGACGCTCATCATCCTGTTGGGGGGCGGCGGCAAGCGGCGGCAGAGTGCGGACATCGCCGCCGCGATTGTGCGGTGGAAACACTACAAACAAACAAAGAACTAA
- a CDS encoding radical SAM protein, producing MSFFLHRSELRDLYDKVAAGERLSEADALRLFASKDLNALGAIADLARQKKVGNRASYIVNRYLNYSNYCILSCQFCAFQRKKRDKDGFELSIPQMVEKAREALRLGITELHIVGGLHPSLPFSYYTDMLKALSALNDDLGSARAPRAGSDASSEPSSNKLSGEELVNRDFPRGAENDTRGACAPRLQLKCFTANEILHLAWLGKRSVEQTLIELKAAGLESLTGGGAEIFRKEVRSAIAKGKESAEEWLDVHRIWHRLGGRSTCTMLYGHVESLADRVDHLRQLRALQDETHGFCGFVPLAYMPQDNDIPVEHAPTAFDSLRTMAISRIYLDNFDHITAYWVGLGMKLAQVALSYGADDLHGTIIEEHIFHMAGATSPQLQTEADMIKAIREAGRTPVQRNTFYEPIKVLADRPQSSANDAEPPSGKSKVSADNLATA from the coding sequence GTGAGTTTCTTCCTGCACCGCAGCGAATTGCGCGATCTCTACGACAAGGTCGCCGCCGGGGAGCGCCTTTCCGAAGCTGATGCCCTGCGTTTGTTTGCCTCCAAAGACCTGAATGCGCTCGGCGCCATCGCCGATCTGGCGCGGCAAAAGAAGGTGGGTAACCGCGCCAGCTACATCGTCAATCGCTACCTCAACTACTCGAACTACTGCATCCTGAGCTGTCAGTTCTGTGCGTTCCAACGCAAGAAACGCGACAAGGACGGCTTTGAATTGAGCATCCCGCAGATGGTCGAGAAGGCGCGCGAAGCGTTGCGGCTCGGCATCACGGAATTGCACATCGTCGGCGGACTGCATCCCTCCCTGCCGTTCAGCTATTACACGGACATGCTCAAGGCGCTGAGCGCGTTGAATGATGACTTGGGGAGCGCACGCGCCCCGCGTGCTGGTTCGGACGCCTCGTCCGAACCTTCGTCCAACAAGCTTTCGGGGGAGGAGTTAGTCAACAGAGATTTTCCGCGCGGCGCGGAAAATGACACGCGGGGCGCGTGTGCTCCCCGACTTCAACTCAAATGTTTCACCGCGAACGAAATTCTGCACCTGGCCTGGCTTGGTAAGCGTTCCGTGGAACAGACCTTGATTGAGTTGAAAGCCGCCGGGCTTGAATCGCTCACCGGTGGTGGCGCGGAAATTTTCCGCAAGGAAGTTCGCAGCGCGATTGCCAAGGGCAAGGAGTCCGCGGAGGAATGGCTCGATGTGCATCGCATCTGGCATCGGCTCGGTGGTCGCAGCACCTGCACCATGCTTTATGGCCACGTCGAATCGCTGGCCGATCGCGTGGATCACTTGCGCCAATTGCGCGCGTTGCAGGATGAGACGCACGGCTTCTGTGGTTTCGTGCCGCTCGCTTACATGCCGCAGGACAACGACATCCCGGTTGAACACGCACCGACGGCTTTCGATTCACTCCGCACCATGGCGATCAGCCGCATTTACCTCGATAACTTTGATCACATCACGGCGTACTGGGTCGGACTGGGCATGAAGCTGGCGCAGGTGGCGTTGAGCTACGGCGCGGATGATTTGCACGGTACGATCATCGAGGAACATATCTTCCACATGGCGGGTGCGACCTCGCCGCAATTGCAAACCGAAGCGGACATGATCAAAGCCATCCGCGAAGCCGGTCGCACGCCGGTGCAGCGGAACACGTTCTACGAGCCGATCAAGGTTTTAGCTGACCGCCCTCAGTCCTCAGCCAACGACGCCGAACCGCCATCTGGTAAATCGAAGGTGTCGGCAGACAATTTGGCGACAGCGTGA
- a CDS encoding DUF1338 family protein, which produces MSDAFADKIEMQHRLFAELSEMFGAEVPLYDKSLLVNRECNRAVCHLLGQRHRGFALTDEQLDETSSERHGAIRIGKPAEYRLICQFFAAFAMEPHNFYDMANVGPKSQPIIATAFRSRVNPDHRVFTSLLLTDFFDPATRSRIEALLATREVFSERAKQLVIKNEEQDGLDWEDAKALIAEGVNGIFKWTGHARDYPLYQELCNTGFKIAADIACFQSHHLNHLTPNTFCMDLYTAAMKFCLGELSAAEFQSRAETALRRTVARADRDWMRLHFKHMDRAVIDGFQAGEVPPRAASEIAAQLLQRLRQEDLDWQSLNHSGFKDFTEGPPQDTPVLLRQDSYKALTEPVQFHNPDGTVVAGAHTARFGEIEQRFYATTAKGRALYDQCLAEADAAREQHPGLVKKDFAAYEERCAQAFAPFPKTLRELLRARLVYARYHATPRGLAQKGQLPTTDLETLIEQGYVDYEGLRYEDFLPVSAAGIFASNLSQYGTKATAAERPVYTQADLEKILDRKIVDANATYAGLQAESVLNTYTQLGLLDKLSPAEKSALEEAVAAFK; this is translated from the coding sequence ATGAGTGACGCCTTTGCTGACAAGATTGAAATGCAACACCGGCTGTTTGCCGAGTTGTCCGAAATGTTCGGAGCGGAAGTGCCGCTCTATGACAAATCATTGCTCGTCAATCGCGAGTGTAATCGGGCCGTGTGCCACCTGCTCGGCCAGCGCCATCGCGGTTTCGCTCTGACCGACGAGCAACTGGATGAAACCAGCAGCGAACGGCACGGCGCGATCCGCATTGGCAAGCCCGCCGAGTACCGCCTGATCTGCCAGTTCTTCGCGGCGTTCGCCATGGAGCCGCACAATTTCTATGACATGGCCAACGTCGGCCCCAAGAGTCAACCAATCATCGCCACCGCGTTCCGGTCACGAGTGAATCCCGATCACCGGGTGTTCACGTCGTTGTTGCTGACGGACTTTTTTGATCCGGCCACCCGGTCACGCATTGAAGCGTTGCTTGCCACCCGCGAAGTTTTTTCCGAACGCGCCAAGCAGTTGGTGATTAAAAATGAGGAGCAGGACGGGCTGGATTGGGAGGACGCGAAAGCGCTGATTGCAGAAGGCGTGAACGGTATTTTCAAATGGACCGGTCACGCGCGCGATTATCCGCTGTATCAAGAGCTGTGTAATACCGGTTTCAAAATCGCCGCGGACATTGCGTGTTTCCAATCGCACCACTTGAATCATCTGACGCCCAATACGTTCTGCATGGATCTCTACACGGCAGCGATGAAGTTTTGCCTGGGCGAATTGAGCGCGGCGGAATTCCAGTCGCGTGCGGAAACCGCCCTCCGCCGCACCGTCGCGCGCGCTGATCGTGATTGGATGCGCCTGCATTTCAAACACATGGATCGCGCGGTGATTGACGGCTTTCAAGCGGGTGAAGTGCCGCCGCGAGCCGCGAGCGAAATCGCGGCACAATTATTACAGCGTTTGCGGCAGGAAGATCTGGATTGGCAATCGTTGAATCACTCGGGGTTCAAAGATTTCACGGAAGGTCCGCCGCAGGATACGCCGGTGTTGTTGCGGCAGGATTCCTACAAGGCGCTGACGGAACCGGTGCAGTTCCATAACCCGGATGGCACCGTCGTGGCGGGTGCGCACACCGCGCGCTTCGGCGAAATTGAGCAGCGCTTCTATGCGACCACGGCCAAAGGACGCGCGCTTTATGACCAGTGTCTCGCTGAAGCGGATGCCGCGCGCGAGCAGCATCCCGGACTCGTTAAAAAAGATTTCGCCGCGTATGAGGAAAGGTGCGCGCAGGCGTTCGCGCCGTTTCCGAAAACGCTGCGGGAGTTGCTGCGCGCGCGCTTGGTCTATGCGCGTTACCACGCCACGCCGCGGGGCCTCGCGCAAAAAGGTCAGCTCCCGACCACTGATCTCGAGACGCTGATCGAGCAGGGCTACGTGGATTACGAGGGGCTGCGTTACGAAGATTTTCTGCCGGTGAGCGCGGCGGGAATTTTTGCTTCCAATCTCAGCCAGTACGGCACCAAAGCCACCGCCGCGGAACGTCCGGTTTATACGCAGGCCGATCTGGAAAAAATCCTGGACCGTAAAATCGTGGACGCCAACGCCACCTACGCCGGCCTGCAGGCGGAATCGGTGTTGAACACCTATACCCAACTCGGTTTGCTCGACAAACTTTCCCCGGCGGAAAAATCAGCGCTCGAAGAAGCCGTGGCGGCGTTCAAATAA
- the rsmD gene encoding 16S rRNA (guanine(966)-N(2))-methyltransferase RsmD, translating to MRITGGQAGGRILKVPKGLAVRPTIDRLKQALFNSLGERIVSARVLELFAGSGALSLESLSRGAQSVVCVELSPRHAAFIRSNVEAAGLPVAHLTVRTQDVFAALPQLVAAQQTFDLILADPPYGEKNREQRSTSFAQRLLDDPHLPQVLAPDGRFALGHAKRDRLEVPAPWRELKQLNHGDSVIRFFETTPVKP from the coding sequence ATGCGCATCACAGGCGGACAAGCGGGCGGGCGAATTCTTAAAGTGCCCAAAGGTTTGGCGGTGCGGCCTACGATTGATCGTCTGAAGCAGGCGTTGTTCAACTCGCTGGGCGAGCGGATCGTGTCCGCGCGCGTGCTGGAACTTTTTGCCGGAAGTGGCGCATTGAGTTTGGAAAGTCTGAGTCGCGGTGCGCAATCCGTCGTTTGCGTGGAATTATCGCCGCGCCACGCCGCGTTCATCCGCTCCAATGTGGAGGCCGCCGGATTACCGGTCGCCCATCTGACGGTGCGCACGCAGGATGTTTTCGCCGCGTTGCCGCAACTCGTCGCCGCTCAACAAACCTTCGATTTGATCCTCGCGGATCCGCCGTATGGCGAAAAAAATCGCGAGCAGCGTTCAACGTCTTTTGCGCAGCGACTGTTGGATGATCCGCATCTGCCCCAGGTGCTGGCTCCCGACGGACGCTTCGCGTTGGGACACGCCAAACGGGATCGGCTGGAAGTACCCGCGCCGTGGCGGGAGCTTAAACAACTCAATCACGGTGACAGCGTGATCCGCTTTTTTGAAACGACTCCAGTAAAGCCGTGA